GATCTCGACTGCCCGCGGTCCTGGCTTTTCGGGGGGGATGAGGGCCTCAAGCCCCCGGCCGAGTGCCTGCCGTCCCATCGATCACCTCCTTTGCGAGCTTGAGATACGCCTCCGCCCCGGCCGAGCGGATATCGTAGAGGATGATTGGCTTCCCGAAGCTCGGCGCCTCGCTCAGACGGATGTTCCTTGGGATCAGGGTCTCGAAGACCCGTCCCGGAAAGTTCCTCCGAACGTCCTCCACCACCTGCCGGCTGAGGGTCAGGCGGCTGTCATACATGGTAAAGACGACTCCCTCGATCATGAGGCCCGGATTAAAAGAGCGGCGGACAAGGCGGAGCGTCCTCAACAGGTGAGTCAGTCCTTCCAGGGCGTAATACTCGCACTGTAAAGGGATGAGGATGGAGTGGGCTGCTGTCAAGGCATTCAGGGTCAAGAGACCCAGGGAAGGGGGGCAATCGACCAGGACATACGAATACTCACC
This Candidatus Methylomirabilota bacterium DNA region includes the following protein-coding sequences:
- a CDS encoding ParA family protein, with translation MARVIAVTNQKGGVGKTTTAVNLAACLAAAEKRTVLVDIDAQGNATSGLGISRQGPGPYLYEVLIGKAKAAEALRPSEIPGLDVLPSDPALLGAEIELVREEGRERKLKEAIEELLGEYSYVLVDCPPSLGLLTLNALTAAHSILIPLQCEYYALEGLTHLLRTLRLVRRSFNPGLMIEGVVFTMYDSRLTLSRQVVEDVRRNFPGRVFETLIPRNIRLSEAPSFGKPIILYDIRSAGAEAYLKLAKEVIDGTAGTRPGA